In Pseudoduganella albidiflava, a single window of DNA contains:
- a CDS encoding aromatic ring-hydroxylating oxygenase subunit alpha, which produces MYPKNAWYVAATPEEIADKPLGRQICSEKIVFYRAAQGVAAVEDFCPHRGAPLSLGFVRDGTLVCGYHGLQMGCDGKPVAMPGQRVRGFPCIRSYPVAERYGFIWVWPGDPALADPATIPHLHWAVDEGWAYGGGLYHIGCEYRLMIDNLMDLTHETYVHASSIGQKEIDEAPVTTKTVGDEVITSRFMENVMPPPFWQAALRGNGLPDDVPVDRWQICHFTPPSHVLIEVGVALAGKGGYDAPAEFKASSIVVDFITPETDTTHWYFWGMARNFKADDQALTDTIRTGQGKIFSEDRAMLEQQQANILRHPDRRLLMLNIDAGGVQSRKVIDRWLAREAPAGPAEPAAPASAQVAA; this is translated from the coding sequence ATCTACCCGAAGAACGCCTGGTATGTCGCCGCGACGCCGGAAGAGATCGCCGACAAGCCCTTGGGCCGCCAGATCTGCAGCGAGAAGATCGTGTTCTACCGCGCCGCGCAGGGCGTCGCCGCCGTCGAGGATTTCTGCCCGCACCGCGGCGCGCCCCTGTCGCTGGGTTTCGTGCGCGACGGCACGCTGGTGTGCGGCTATCACGGCCTGCAGATGGGTTGCGACGGCAAGCCGGTCGCCATGCCGGGCCAGCGCGTGCGCGGCTTCCCGTGCATCCGCAGCTATCCGGTTGCCGAACGCTACGGCTTCATCTGGGTCTGGCCCGGCGATCCGGCGCTGGCCGACCCGGCCACCATTCCGCACCTGCACTGGGCGGTGGACGAGGGCTGGGCCTACGGCGGCGGCCTGTATCACATCGGCTGCGAATACCGGCTGATGATCGACAACCTGATGGACCTGACCCACGAGACCTACGTGCACGCGTCGTCGATCGGCCAGAAGGAAATCGACGAGGCGCCCGTCACCACGAAGACCGTGGGCGACGAAGTGATCACCAGCCGCTTCATGGAAAACGTGATGCCGCCGCCGTTCTGGCAGGCGGCCCTGCGCGGCAACGGCCTGCCCGACGATGTGCCGGTCGACCGCTGGCAGATCTGCCACTTCACGCCGCCCAGCCACGTGCTGATCGAGGTCGGCGTGGCCCTGGCGGGCAAGGGCGGCTACGATGCACCGGCCGAGTTCAAGGCGTCGTCGATCGTGGTCGACTTCATCACGCCGGAAACCGATACCACGCACTGGTACTTCTGGGGCATGGCGCGCAACTTCAAGGCCGATGACCAGGCCCTCACCGACACGATCCGCACCGGCCAGGGCAAGATCTTCAGCGAGGACCGCGCGATGCTGGAGCAGCAGCAGGCCAACATCCTGCGCCATCCGGACCGGCGCCTGCTGATGCTCAACATCGATGCCGGCGGCGTGCAGTCGCGCAAGGTGATCGACCGCTGGCTGGCCCGCGAAGCGCCGGCTGGCCCGGCAGAGCCGGCGGCACCGGCCTCGGCGCAGGTGGCGGCATGA
- a CDS encoding PDR/VanB family oxidoreductase has translation MSTLRLKVARRVAEADGICSYELVSADGAALPPFTAGAHVDVHVGEGIVRQYSLCNAPHETHRYLIGVLREPASRGGSSAMHERIAEGAELDVSVPRNHFGLADGPHHSVLFAGGIGITPLLAMAEHLHAKGLPFTLHYSVRSAARAAFRGRLEQAPFASRVRLHIDEEGTGLDVAAALSDCPAGTHVYVCGPAGYIDHVLATARSLGWSDDRLHREYFGAAPAVAEEGGAFDVRIASSGTTYTIPAGRTVVQVLADHGIDVPVSCEQGVCGTCLTRVLEGIPEHRDLYQTEEEQAANDHFTPCCSRAKSALLVLDL, from the coding sequence ATGAGCACGCTGCGCTTGAAGGTCGCGCGCCGCGTGGCCGAGGCGGACGGGATCTGCAGCTACGAGCTGGTGTCCGCCGATGGCGCGGCGCTGCCGCCCTTCACGGCGGGCGCGCACGTGGATGTGCATGTGGGCGAAGGCATCGTGCGCCAGTACTCGCTGTGCAACGCGCCGCATGAAACGCACCGCTACCTGATCGGCGTGCTGCGCGAACCGGCGTCGCGCGGCGGCTCCAGCGCGATGCACGAGCGGATCGCCGAGGGCGCGGAACTGGACGTCAGCGTGCCCCGCAACCATTTCGGCCTGGCCGACGGGCCGCACCACAGCGTGCTGTTCGCCGGCGGCATCGGCATCACGCCGCTGCTGGCGATGGCCGAACACCTGCACGCGAAAGGGCTGCCGTTCACGCTGCACTACAGCGTGCGCAGCGCGGCACGCGCCGCTTTCCGCGGCCGGCTGGAGCAGGCGCCGTTCGCATCCCGCGTGCGCCTGCACATCGACGAGGAAGGCACGGGGCTCGACGTGGCGGCCGCGCTGTCGGACTGTCCAGCGGGCACGCACGTGTACGTATGCGGGCCGGCCGGCTACATCGATCACGTGCTGGCCACGGCGCGCTCGCTGGGCTGGAGCGATGACCGCCTGCACCGCGAATACTTCGGTGCGGCACCCGCCGTGGCGGAAGAGGGCGGGGCGTTCGACGTGCGCATCGCCAGCAGCGGCACGACGTACACGATACCGGCTGGGCGCACGGTGGTGCAGGTGCTGGCCGATCACGGTATCGACGTGCCGGTGTCGTGCGAGCAGGGCGTGTGCGGCACCTGCCTGACGCGTGTGCTCGAAGGCATTCCCGAGCACCGCGACCTGTACCAGACGGAGGAGGAGCAGGCTGCCAACGACCACTTCACCCCATGCTGCTCGCGCGCGAAAAGCGCGCTGCTGGTGCTTGATCTATGA